One Denticeps clupeoides chromosome 3, fDenClu1.1, whole genome shotgun sequence DNA window includes the following coding sequences:
- the rassf2b gene encoding ras association domain-containing protein 2b isoform X1: protein MPGPPHPPQKRKTPPVLSNVRCAFRKTLLSHLWTYNLYYEGQALQLRHREEEGELIVEGLLNVSWGLRRPIRLQMQDEKERIRLPSLSRSQKSKCSVETPTITVTPSDSPPKQHRGDEAEAESESTHLLRTRSDVGGRRSGGRLIRRHRCSINGHYYNHKTAVFTPAYGSVTNVRINTTMTTSQVLRVLLKKFKIENSPDDFALFLIHTSGERVHLKNTDHPLAVRILEGPCEQVSRIFLMDKDLVEEVTYDVAQYIKFEMPVLQSFIDKLKEEEDREVSKLKNRYMYMRCMIEKTMQCCSQSSACI, encoded by the exons ATGCCGGGGCCACctcaccccccccaaaaaagaaaaaccccgCCTGTCTTGTCAAACGTGCGTTGTGCTTTCAGGAAGACGCTGCTGTCCCACCTCTGGACCTACAACCTGTACTACGAGGGCCAAGCGCTGCAGCTCCGACACAGAGAG GAAGAAGGAGAGCTGATTGTTGAGGGCTTGCTGAACGTCTCATGGGGACTCCGCCGGCCAATCAGATTACAGATGCAAGACGAGAAGGAACGAATCCGGCTGCCGTCCTTATCCAGATCCCAGAAGTCCAAATGCAGCGTGGAGACACCCACCATTACGGTCACGCCCTCAGACAGCCCGCCTAAACAGCACCGTGGAGATGAGG CCGAAGCGGAATCAGAGTCCACCCATCTCCTGAGGACAAGGAGTGATGTGGGAGGGAGGAGATCCGGAGGGAGACTGATCCGGCGACACAGATGCTCCATCAACGGCCACTACTATAACCACAAG acagcAGTGTTCACGCCGGCGTATGGCTCCGTGACCAACGTTCGCATCAACACCACCATGACCACCTCTCAGGTCCTGCGCGTGCTGCTGAAGAAGTTCAAGATCGAGAACAGCCCCGACGACTTCGCCCTTTTTCTCATACACACCAGCGGAG AGCGTGTACATCTGAAGAACACAGATCATCCTCTGGCCGTGAGGATTCTAGAAGGCCCTTGTGAGCAGGTCAGCCGGATATTCCTCATGGATAAGGACTTGGTGGAAGAGGTCACCTACGAT gtggcacaGTACATCAAGTTTGAGATGCCAGTGTTGCAGAGCTTCATTGACAAATtgaaggaagaggaagacagagAAGTGTCGAAGCTGAAGAACAG GTACATGTATATGCGCTGCATGATTGAGAAGACCATGCAGTGTTGTTCGCAGAGTTCCGCCTGCATCTGA
- the rassf2b gene encoding ras association domain-containing protein 2b isoform X2, whose product MDPVQQEQVNVGENRRVSKKTLLSHLWTYNLYYEGQALQLRHREEEGELIVEGLLNVSWGLRRPIRLQMQDEKERIRLPSLSRSQKSKCSVETPTITVTPSDSPPKQHRGDEAEAESESTHLLRTRSDVGGRRSGGRLIRRHRCSINGHYYNHKTAVFTPAYGSVTNVRINTTMTTSQVLRVLLKKFKIENSPDDFALFLIHTSGERVHLKNTDHPLAVRILEGPCEQVSRIFLMDKDLVEEVTYDVAQYIKFEMPVLQSFIDKLKEEEDREVSKLKNRYMYMRCMIEKTMQCCSQSSACI is encoded by the exons ATGGACCCGGTGCAACAGGAGCAAGTGAACGTCGGCGAGAACCGGCGCGTGAGCAA GAAGACGCTGCTGTCCCACCTCTGGACCTACAACCTGTACTACGAGGGCCAAGCGCTGCAGCTCCGACACAGAGAG GAAGAAGGAGAGCTGATTGTTGAGGGCTTGCTGAACGTCTCATGGGGACTCCGCCGGCCAATCAGATTACAGATGCAAGACGAGAAGGAACGAATCCGGCTGCCGTCCTTATCCAGATCCCAGAAGTCCAAATGCAGCGTGGAGACACCCACCATTACGGTCACGCCCTCAGACAGCCCGCCTAAACAGCACCGTGGAGATGAGG CCGAAGCGGAATCAGAGTCCACCCATCTCCTGAGGACAAGGAGTGATGTGGGAGGGAGGAGATCCGGAGGGAGACTGATCCGGCGACACAGATGCTCCATCAACGGCCACTACTATAACCACAAG acagcAGTGTTCACGCCGGCGTATGGCTCCGTGACCAACGTTCGCATCAACACCACCATGACCACCTCTCAGGTCCTGCGCGTGCTGCTGAAGAAGTTCAAGATCGAGAACAGCCCCGACGACTTCGCCCTTTTTCTCATACACACCAGCGGAG AGCGTGTACATCTGAAGAACACAGATCATCCTCTGGCCGTGAGGATTCTAGAAGGCCCTTGTGAGCAGGTCAGCCGGATATTCCTCATGGATAAGGACTTGGTGGAAGAGGTCACCTACGAT gtggcacaGTACATCAAGTTTGAGATGCCAGTGTTGCAGAGCTTCATTGACAAATtgaaggaagaggaagacagagAAGTGTCGAAGCTGAAGAACAG GTACATGTATATGCGCTGCATGATTGAGAAGACCATGCAGTGTTGTTCGCAGAGTTCCGCCTGCATCTGA